One Callithrix jacchus isolate 240 chromosome 4, calJac240_pri, whole genome shotgun sequence genomic window, AGACCTTTAATTGGTCACCTTTGTTCAAATAGCATGGTACATAGCAGGACATTCAATAGTCTATAAGCTTTGACACCACTCCACTCTTCCAGCTTCAACTCATAAGACACTCTCTGGCCTGAACCACCTATCATTCAGTTACTCTCAAATTATTCTTCCCTATCCTCCTTAAATCCTAACCAGCACTCCTGTCATGTGTTTGAGGAGGGCATTCTTCAGTTaaccaccttccaggctcagctcAAATGTCCCTCTGCTTTTTCTTAGCTggatctcactcagtcacccaggctggagtcagtggcatgatcatggctcagtgcagccctgacctccccaggcccaagcagtcctcccacctcagcctcccaagtagctgggactacaggcatatgccaccacattcagctaatttttgtattttttgtagacagggtttcaccatgtttcccaggttggtctcgaactcctccgctcaagcaatccacccgcctcagcctcccaaagtagcaagagccaccatgcccagccttcaaaTGCCGTATTTTTAGTGAACTCAGCCCACTTTCCTGGCTGGAGTTAATCAGTCTTTCTTCAGTGCTTCCACTAGACTTTGTTTCTATGTTGATCTGGAAGCTGACattattgtcatttatttatttgcctattCCCCCAACTTACCTTTGTTTAGACATTCAATGAAGGCTTGCTGAAAGTGaatgaaacaggaagaaagaatatGACAAACGTCTGCCTAACAGCTGCCTGACATCTCCCTGGTAATGTCACTTGCTCATAGAGGTTCTTTGAAGATTGACACTTTACAAATTAGCATCCTGTTCAAACTGAAAGACTCCAGAGAGTCATCTCAATGGAAGGTATGCAAGTAGAATAGCTGTAACACCATTCATGGGTTTGCAGAGTGGGAGAAGAGAAGCATGTAAGTGAGTAAATGGATACTGACTTAAACTCAGGTATTCTTAACGGTTCCTCCTGAAATTAAGATGTCTCTCTTCTGAGAGAGAAGCCTGGAGACCCTCTCCATCTTATTATTTTGTAAGTCAGGGTACACACTTTACAGCTGGGTCTAAGACTGCATGCTCATGCCAAGTCCCTGATGCAAGAATGTGGGAGGCACTGCCGGCAGCTTGTCCTTGATAGACTCCTCCAGTTACCAGTAAAGGGGGCCAGAGACAGGTTAGAACACAACATGAGAACGAGCCCAAGAAGGTGGCTGCCAATTGCTTCTCTCCACATTCTTCCAAATCCTCCAGAGGATCATTTGAATATGACTCTTTtcatcagttttcatttttagaccaatatttttggaaatttttcacTAAAGTAGTCAATGACAGCTCAGCATAGTTAACAAGTCCATGTCAATTTTGACACTGGCCCATTGATTGCCCTTTCTTTCCCCAGAAATTTTGGAGTTACCACACAACCCATGCCACCATCAATTAGGGGCCACCTTCTAACTGTGAATGATGGGTGACAGATAAGGCCCAGTAGAGCAGAGGAGACTATGACCTCATGCAGCCAGCAAGGATGGATGCGCCTTGGGAAGAAGGAGATGAGGCCGCATCACGGCCCCTCTACCATGTTCACTGTGGCCATCTCTGCTGGTCTATCTCCACTCTTAAAGGGAAGGCATCATGACTTACTCTCCTCTGTATACCCAGCATCTAGTCCAGAGGTTGGGTTCTAGTAGAattgaatgtttgttgaataaatgattaaACCAACGCACTTCTCAGAGAAGTATTCAGAGTAGGATATACGAGGAAGAATTTCTACATGTGGGAAACgtcttgtttctctttccttggtATTAGTTATATCACCTGTGTATAAAGGAAAATTCCCTTTCTTTTAGATACAAGTACTTAGGTACAGTGGCATAACTATTAAGAAATTTTAACTCTAAAATTGAGGAAATACAGGAAAAATTCTTCCTATATCTGAGAATACATAGAAAGAACATATATAACGAGGTTTGCTTTGTACTTTTCATTACAAATAAactcatcacacacaaaaaaatctcagCTTCCCAGGGTCATCCCACCCCTGCCAGATACATACTCATCTCTGAAAGAGCTTGGAAGATGGACCTTTCAATTCCTCTACACTTAATAGCTGAGTTACAGAGTAACTTGCAAGCAATCCTATCAGAATTCGTGAGGCAATTTAAACAGAGCAAAGTCCACAAAAAGTTCCACTGAGATGGGCTGAACAAAGGCCAGAGCCCTAGAGAAAAACACATGCAGGCTCAGAGCAAAGCTGCCCCCGTCCCGAGTGTGAATCCCATGGTCGCCGCGGGATCTGGTTGGCAATGAGCTCTGTGCTGTCAGCTTTCCTGAGGGAGCTCCCCGGCTGGTTCCTGTTCTATGGGGTCTTCCTCCCCGTGACTTTGCTGCTACTCCTCCTCATCGCCTACTTCAGGATCAAATTGATTGAAGGTGAGTGCAAGGCCACGAAAGGAAGGAATTGGGCATCCTTTCCCACAGCACATCTTGAAATATGCCAATGCACCGTCAGTGTTTTCCGGCCTggagaaactctttttttttttttttttttgtagttctttCTCAATCAGTGTTCTCTCAAGTTCCTTGATCAAATTGCCCAAGTTTGATCCTTTCCACAGTATGGATCTTGTGCTGGGATGTGAAGGCCTGCTGTTGGGGGCCCTCACCTGTAGCACCTCACAGTCATGCTATGAATCAGCAATTTTGACATGTGGTTGCTTTCTCTCAAGGCAGTAGAATCACATACATGAAAACACTGCTCATGGTCGGCCTTCTCTACATGACAGATGTGTTTATGCAgccacatgtgtgtgcatgctgtGCGTGCATATgcacctgcatgcacacacacaactttCTCATCCACTGAACTTCCGGTCAGGGAATGTTCCAAACGTTCTGCTGTCACAGTCTTTGTGAATGGAAAGCCCTCATAGATAAATAATTGACCTTGGTGTAAACATTCCATGGGATTATAGTCTTAaggtggaaaaaacaaaacaaaaccaaaaaactcagGAAGCTTAAGATGATTTGGAATGGACATTTGGGTCTTGGACTGACACCGTTTGTTCtgctataattaaaattaatgaaactgGGCTGTAACTAGACAGACTATGTGTTAATACTGTGCCCAGTCAAGGTTAATAACTATTTGAGCAAAATCAACAAAGACCAGTCATATTTCTTAATTTGGATAGTgtcataataaaataacaaaacaaatttgaaaacaccTCTTCTTCCACAAAAGCTTGCCAAACAAGAAATGCCTTCATTATGTTATTAATAAGCAAATGTTCAAAATATTAAATCACTAATGCTGTAACATATAACCTAACCAAAAGAAGTACAATGAAGGCTATTTATTTCTAAGATGAGATTTAGAACATAAAGAAATCCTAGGAGACATAGAGAGCAGGTCATAGAATCAAGTTTTTCATCATAACTTACTCAAATATCCCCTGCCTTTCATATTTTGTGCCTCATTTTTATGAACAGCCCTTTTGTTGAGTGATCAAGCCATATTCTGCCTTGCTCTGTAAGATTCATGTGAtaaatcctttttttattttaagtcagTTTATCCTCCACTGCCTCAAGACCAGTCTGTTGGATGCTGTGTCTCCCAGCCATTCATTACCCCTGAGCCCTGGAAGGAGCCTCCAAAAAGGAATAGAATATAAGAAATCCCCAGCATCCTAACCAGGACTTCCCTTCAGTGTCTTCCAAGTCGAAAAGTTTTCAAAGTTGTTGCGATGATTCCCGTCAGTAACACTCACCGCATCTTAGCCTCCTACTGACATGGAGCATCCCAGGGACAATAAAAGGATGCTGATGTCACCATCAGGCACTTGGAGACTTCCTGTAGTTTCCAGATTTCATATCTGTCTGCCTCCTTGGCGAAATGAAATTTTCAGTATTTCAAAAACTGCAGCAAGTGCAGGTCTAGATAGTCTCATGGATATCAAGGTCCCATTTtggcctctacctcccagctATCATAAGCCAGTTAATTCAGTGGGACATCTGGTATTTGGGACAGACTGCAAAAAGAGGGCGAatctgttttacagttttagtcGTTCCTGGAAAATCATCTGTAATAATGTAACATGTAAATGGgtctatcatattttatttagataattCTGAGGTATAAATGTATCAATCACGTTCCTTTAGAATGCACTGGAAAAGTTAATGTGCAGGATATGGCCTGGCATCACTGGGACCGATGCAGGGAAAATGTAGTGTAAGTGCCAGCCCCAGAGGAGGTGCTCCATATGTATCCATCTCTGTGATGATTGCACAGTGATGCTGTCCTATCTTCAGCACACCCCTGCCCATGCAAGTTTTCTAGAGATCAAGTCTCAGACAAAAGTTACTACCTTACAACTGTAAGGTAGTAACTTTTCCAATACAATTGGAAGTACTTCTGAAGGATTTGAGTGAAGGGAGCAGAGGCTCCCAATAACCTCCTCATTCTTCATACTTCCTTCCCCCCTCTTCATTCCAAATTCTGACATGCTACTGAGCTTTTCTTGATGAGAAGTCACACTTGGCCACAACAGTTAAGTCTATCTCTTATCTCAAAGCCTTCATTTTTGTAGCATAGAATCTAACCCAAGGGAAAGCAAGAATGTCAGCCTTACATGATGAGGGTCATTGCTCACTGGGTAGAGTCCTTACACCAACTTTAAAGCTTACTGCAAACTTATGTCATGTTCTAGATCGCGAtaattctcattcattcattgaacaaatattttatcAGTCTATCATATACCCGGGATTGTCCCAGATACTGGAACAGATTTTTACTATGGGCTTTTAAGCCTAAGAGAAAATAATTCCAGTTCTAGAAAACCACAAAAGGCATCTGGCAAAATCAGAAGTTAGAGGAGATGTTGCAAATCTGTGTGTTTTTGACTGGCCTCACTAACTGTCTGGTCAAAGAGCTGTAATAATGACCTAGCCTTTTCTCTTAAGTCTTTTCCCCAAATGTCAAGGCTGAGCACTTCACCAGAGGTGGGATCCTCTGCAGAGCATGGGCACCCCCAGCGACGTTATGAGCCTCCATTGTCTGTGGTTTTCCCCCATTGTCTCCTACTTAGGCTTGCTCTAATTGAAGTGTGCCTGGAGCTTCCAGGCTGCAGGTaggaattataggagtgagtaAGGAGGCAGAACAAAAATGTGTGCATCGATTACTTAACACAATGGGGGTCCCATCTGAATTGTATTGTTGGAAAGAATACTAATGACTAGAAGCACCATTAGTAGTGGCTGCCAACAATCTGGAGGATGCTGAGGGAGGATGTCAAAAGCGtttaaaccagagcaactccatgttgaataggagctAGGTAAAACGAGggtgagacctactgggctgcatttccagatggttgaggcattctaagtcacaggataagATAGGaagttggcacaagatacaggtcataaagacctggCTGATAAAACAGGGTGCAGAAAGAAAATCGTCAAAACCCACTCACCAAAATCAAGATGgcaatgagagtgacctctggtcagcCTCACTGCTACACTtgcaccagcgccatgacagttttcAAATGCCccggcaatgtcaggaagttaccctaccTGGTCTAAAAAGGTGTGGCATAAATAATCTCCCCTGTGTTTAGCATATGATCAAGAAACAACCACAAAAATGGGCAACCcgcagcccttggggctgctctgcctacggagtagccattcttttattcctttactttctttttttttttttgaaacagagtctcactgtgtcacccaggctggaatgcaatggcatggtctcggttcattgcaacctctgccccccgggttcaagtgattctcctgcctcagcctcccaagtagatgggactataggcacccaccaccacgcccggttaaatttttcatttttagtagagatggggtttcactacattgtccaggctggtctcaaactcctgacctcgtgatcttcccacctcggcttctaaagtgctgggattataggcatgagccaccatgcccagcttgttcctttactttcttaataaacttgctttcacctTATGGACTCACCTTGAATTCTCTCTTACACAAGATCCAAGGACCTTCTCCTGGGGTCTGGATCCGGACCCCTTAGCTGTCAGAAGGCAGCAAAGCTGAGTGGACCAAAGACCAAAGTCCTTCCCGATGTGAGTTTTTGTTCTGCTGAGACTGAGCGGAAAGCAAGCTGGGTGAGGAAAGTTCTTGACAGATTCCTTGTCAGGGCAGCAGCTGACGGGCAAGCTGTACCATATATTTTCTCCAGAAGTCACCTTTTGCTTGTATTTCCTTCCTCTCCCACATGGAATctgtgcatcttttttttttttagtaattcttGATGACATTTTCCAGTGGTAGTAGCCAACTATAGACTATGgatggtttttcatttttatgttgatCTGGTACCTTTAATTCCAGATATGCCTttcttataagaagaaaaacCACTCAAACTCTAAGAACATGTAGCTTTGAAAAATTACAGTTCTTTCTGGCACCATTTTCCGAGGGGTAACTAGTGCTATCTTCTCTCCAGTTTGAGGGCAGATGAGATCACTGGAGCTGAAATAAAATATCCCCAGTTTGTATCTCTGCTTCATAGCATCCACTTAAAAAACTGTAAACAGATGGTCAAATGTCATCTCGTTAATCTTCCAACCAGGGTTATGGTAAGTGTaatcatttctattttgttcctGTAAAGAGAGGGACATTGATAGATTAACTGACATGTTCACAGAGCCCCAGAGTCCTGCATGCTAAAACATAAAAGCAGCTTCCCTGTCTCATACAGCTGGGTCTGTCAGACAAGAGCGCCATTTTAAGATGTGATGGAAAGCATGTGGAGGTATTATAATCACTCAACATTAATCCCCACACTTCAAGCCTTAGGAGGTAATGGTGCATGTAAATTTAATTAGTATGTAGAGAACATCAATTTTCtcacaaaggaagaaagaaaattctctaACATCCTGTACTCTTCATTCTGTGTCAATTTCCTTGAGAAGTAGCTTTTGGGGTGGAAGTCTGTGTCTCGAACTTCCCAAAGCCAAACCCTGCATCTGCCATTGTCATGGACACTGCATCCTCCAGGGTGGAAGTTTTCATTATCATATTTCCCTAAGTCCTGAAATTCCCAAACCTCTACTTCCAGTGCCACCCACCCCGAAAATACCATCATCCCGATCAGGAACCAAcagttgttgcaaatgacaaacaTGGCCAAAAATagtcattatttaaataaatcttaCAGAGTGTCTACTGAAATGCCTAAACGTTTTTGCACAGAGTTGGATCCAAAAAGAAAGTCAGGTAGTTGATCAGTTCTTGGCCTTCAGCAACACACATCCTAAAACTATAACTAAAGCACTGATAATATGCAGGTTGGCTGGGCATCTCTCACTGAACTTCACATTCACTCTACTCAACCTCTCGAAGCTTCAGTCTCCTggtctgtaaaacagagataattcTATAGAATTGGTGTGGTGATTAAGTGAGGTAATACATATAAGGTTCTTAACAGTGCCCGTTCTAAACAACTGTTAGCCATTATTACCGCCACTGGCTTACAACGCACTGTTTGTGTTATTATAGCATTATAGtagctattattaaaatagtCTTGGAATAATTAAGTACATTGCCCAAGGTTACCTACCCAGAAAGTGGTAGAAACAGGATTCGAACCTGGCTGGCTCCAGAGATAGCCCTCTTCACCGACACATCACCTCTGGAGTACTGAGTCCTAAGTAGGGGTTCTATCTGTTGAATCCTTTTGGTCCAGGAAGATAAACTTACCACCAACTATGGGACAGTTTTAAACAAAGCAAGAGTTTGACAAAATCTTTGAAGAATCTGATCAATCTGTTAATGTAACAGGAATCATAACAAACATAATAGGGCACACTGCATTGTTTGCAGGATTTTTTCATGCATGACCACGACTTTGGGTGTTTTCAAGGCCACCTGCCTATCTCGTCTCTCTGCACACCCTCCTTAATAGACCCACTGAAATGAAATGACAGCCAAATTGCAAGCTCTTTAGGAGAGGAAGGcactattttatttctctcactCTCCACATGGTGCCTAGCAGAGACACTTTATTCACCGGGTAGATGATTCACTGTAGATTGATGAGCTTCCTCTTGGCCTCGCCATTCTAGCTCTCTCTCCACTCCTACGAGTTCACTTTTTTCAGTCTCATTATTCAGGTCACACATTTTCAGCTCTACAATCTGTAGCCTGGTCCCTCATTCAAGGCACCCTATCGTGGGGTTAGCCATTGGTAATTAAGAATAAAAGGGAATAAATTACTCATATTTCAGTGGGTAAAAATGTAAACCATGGGCCATCTCAAAGGAATGCCTTTGAAATAGCGATAATCCACAGAAAGCTGGTGTGACTCAGTAGCTGAAAGGGTGGTCTCTGAAGTCTGACTGTCTGGAATCAAATCCTACAGGCAGACTTGTATTCTCCTTCTCAGGAATTATGTGAACATTCTGTCCTTTACTTTTCCCGTAACAAATTGCCAACAGTTCCAGGTTGCATCACACTGAAAGCTACATTTGTGGGTGATCAATACCTAGTGTGGGGAGACTCCCCTTGTTTAGTGTGTGTTTGCCTGAATTCATCAGTTTCTGTGATCTCGGGCAAACTACTTCATCATGATTTCTCTCTGCCCCAGTTTGCTCATCAGTaatttaagaataataataaccAGCTCATCATGTCTTCACAAGAATTGAACGAGAAAGATTGCAAAGGGCTTCACACAGTGCCTGTCATGCAGCAAGTGCTCAAGGAGTACTGGCTATTAAATATTGAGGCCCATGTTGTCAGGGGCTTGTCACTTTCAGTGCACATGTACCCTCCCCGACTGACATGATAAGCATTTGTGGAGGCCTGGTCAGGGAAAGTGCATGTGTGCTGGGGTACATGGCATACAGGGTATCCAGCAAGGGCTAAACTGCATGGTCTTTACATGGGAGCCAAAGAGAGCATATTCAGGTTCAAGTCTATAAACTTATTTATTATCTCCCATGAGATTAGAAGCTCCTGGTCTCTGGCTTGATTAATTatacttctgaaaataaaagttttgagGGTGAAAGCAGGATCAGTTGTGTATATTGGTTTCAGGAAGAGGGCTGTGTCCACTGATGTACCAGGAGGATCCCAACAAATATCTGTCAGGATCGCAATAGAGATCTCAGGGCTAGAGATCAAATCTGGTTATTGCCAGAGACATAACAGTTGAAGCTAAGGAGCAGATAAAAGCCAAAGGGAGGAGAATGATGGGGACAGGCAGAGAGAGGTGTTGTGTCAAATGCTGCTGAGGAAGAGAACTAGGGATTGGAAAATACCACTAGATTCAGTAATTCGATGTCATGGGtgagttttaatattttagtagatCAGCTTTAACTGAAATTATATATGAAGGGGTTAAGGAATGAGCAAGTTGCAAAAAGTTGAAATAAGAGTCCTCAGTAAAATATGCCACGAGGTAAAAGGGAGAAAACTAATTTGACTTGTCTAAACACCGTAAGTGCCCAAACACATTCTGGGGAGGGGTGACACTCTTACTGTGGGGGTTTCAACTTAATCAGGTAAATCTAAATATACTTAGCATGTAACAATTCTCATGACAGTGGGAGGTTTCCTGCTCCAACCAGGGCCATTCTTTAGAAAGAAGCCTTTATATTTCCATTGGATGTGACTGAGGAGATAAGAATAGATCCTGTAATAGAATCTGCTTGGAAGACCTGGACTTCTGTGACTTGCCAAGGCCACCAGTGTCAGATATGCTGGCCAACAGCCTTTATGAGCTCTCAATGACCAAGGGCACTCAGATGTCTCCAAATTAGTAACTAATACTTTTCCTTTCAGTTAATGAAGAACTGTCCCAGACTTGTGACCGCCAACACAATCCCAAGGATGGCTCTTCCCTGTACCAGAGAATGAAATGGACGTGATGTTGGGGACTTTCCAATAACTAAAGCACAATGAGTGTCTCCTGGTTATCGAGCAATGGTCAACAGTTCAGCTAATAAAGTAGGTTCATAAGAACCatggcaaaagagaaagaatactAAGATACAAGTTCTGAACCATGTTGAAAAGTAGTGATTATCCAAGAGGACTTCTCAGAGACTCAGCCAAAGGAGCAGCTCTGAAAAGTGCCAAGAACAGAGTTCTTGGGTCTACAGACTGGACACAttgtaactttttaacttttattgtgaCTGTGTCTGCTCTAAAgggcatatttaaaaaataaaattatgcagCACCTTACTACATAATCCCCATGGGAACCCATATTATTCCGATTTTAGAGGTGAAGAAATCCTGGTAGAAATCCAATGAATGGCAAAAGATGAATACCTTGGAGAGAGCTCAGCAGATTCTGTATGCAAGAGTATTTCTGCTTGCTCTTCCCACAGTTCAGCAATTCTTAAATGACTGTTCAGGTATCATTTTTGGACCTAACTTtgcttctctcctttccccaaTTGCTCTCACAAATCATTATTTtcataaacatgaaaaaacaagAGGAGTCACCCACACTAAGTGTGGATCATCCACAAATGTAGGTTTCAGCATGATGTGGCCTGGAAATGTTGGCGCTTTGGtaatgggaaaaggaaaagacagaatgTTCACATAATTTATCTCTAACTATGCAGAGAAGTCAACATTTCACTACAATTCTTCTCTTTCAGTGGGAGCCCCAAAGAGCCAACACAAATAATTGAAGAGAAACTTAATTCAAGGGGTAAACTAGATCGTGGTTACTGTTGTGCTTCCCACATTCTTCCAGTTAACATAAACCAGAGATGTTCAATACATTCTAAGTGTAAGACTGGTTACATTCCAATCGTTGTGCAGGGCACTAACAGGCTGAGTAATTCACTTCATAAAACATAATGAATGTGGTCACCTGTAAGAGATGCACCTGTTTCAGTAGTGGATTACAGTCATACAAAAGGTTGTGCAGATGACCAAAAGCAAGAACACACCACCAGTGCCGAATTGCTACTACTTCTTCCCCTGAGACCCACCCTAAAATTCTTCACACCCATCCCAGGCCCATGGGTAGTCTCCATTTGCACTTCTTGCATAATATAAAACTTATTGctagaataaagacatttctgcattttattgTACTTGATCACAATGAAAATGTCTGCTGGGGTTTCAGACTGAACTAATTCAGAATAACAGTGCTCTTGCCATATGGAAGGAATAACAATATTCTTTTAGTTTTGGGAGCGATCTCTTTTTAGCCCCTGGTGGAAATCAGCTTATgtaaaaatgctttctttaacAGAAAGTGTGAAAGGACACATCGTATTCCTATCTCAGGCAGCTGCCAGCCAAATCTGTGGCTCAGCTATCAAGGTTTGCTCCATCTTCCTCCAATAATGGGCACTTCAGAGGCCCAATTCCGGCTCTGGCGGGTGCTGTTCCACCATCTCAGCTACTGTGACAACAGATGAACTTTATACAGACATGTTTACAGCACCAAGCACTACTTAGTTCTTTGAAGCAAGACCCGTTTCTTTGTCTGCCATCCAATGAGAGTAGAGAATCTCCAGTGAAACTGACTTATCTATAAATGTTTTGTATATGTAGAGAAGCAGAAGCATGTTCATTTTCCCATGAAGGAACAAGTCCCAGGGGCTTATCATCTGCCTGAAGGCACTGCTAACAAATTTGTCAAATCCTTTATCCAGCACAGCTTTACTAAGCAGCTGCATAGTCACTCCTTTGCCTTTCTCATGCTCATGGGTCCAGTTTAAGATCTTGTTCAGTCCTTTTCATTCCTGCTGCTGAAACAAGCTGTCTTGGCCTCCACCTAGACCAGGTCGGCGGTCTCCCAACATTATCCTACATTCAGTGGCATCCTATGCTCCAAAGCCTTTCACCAGGGGCCAGAAATGTGCCCACTAAAGGTCTCACTACAAAGGTTCCTAATTGTATTCCAAATGCTATAGCATCTGACACAGTTCACCAATACGGATACTGTTTCTCCAATTGGAGACCTTCAATAAAGCACTTTAATAGGTGCTCTAATTTCTGTCacattgtcattatttttcaacaaaatttgtcaaaaaacatgtgtgtgtgtatcttttggagagagtcttgctgtgtcacttaGGCTAAggtgaagtggtgcaatcatagctcatggaaacctcaaactcttggggctcaagcgatccttctacctcagcctctggttACAGGACAGGAGGGCTAAGCcttacctggcttttttttttttttttttttttttttgggagatacagggtctcactagaTTGACTATGCtattcttgaattcctgacctcaagttatgctcctgcctcacctcccacactattgggattacaggggtgagccactgtgatcAGCTAAAAATTTAATAGAATGAACTCAAAGCTGTAAATATGATCTTCCCATCTCTCTTGATAACCATGTTGGTAATTGGGTGCTAGGGAACTGCTAGCCCATCCTAAACCTAGCTGACAGAACAGGCCCTTTGGGCAAGAAAGGGCCCATATTAGGTTTTCTGAAGTATTATTtgcaaacctttaaaaaaatagttaatcTGGCCAGGTGCCTCCAGAATTTTCCAGATATAATTTAATAGTGACAGGAGAATCCAAAAGAGGTAAAAGGTCCTAGAAGAGCTTTTTGTTGAAATCTCAAGTTCTTTGGCAAGACTTAGTGTCAGAAACCAGAGTTCAGAACTCTGATAACCATCAAAATTCTGAACTCTGATAACTCTCAGAATTCATAATGTTaagtacattttgaaaataagttttctgatttctatttatgaaaaaaatcactaGAATTTTCAAAGCATGCTCATAAGCTTCTTACTTTCTGACTTTATAATTGGTGTGCCAATCAGAAGAGGCCTCTGAATTTATCACAACGTAGGCAATGACATATAGTCTAACATGTGAGTGACAAGCAGAAGATAGCAGAAAACATGTATTCAAAAATACCATCCAATGTATAATTACCATCAAACAGATTggggatttaaaaatattctttccacttttcaaatttttcaaatcCAAGTCTCAAAACCTTATTGATCTACTTTCCTATTTATTCTATCATTTAACTCAATTTACCAGATGAGATTAGAACAGccagagaaatattttataatacaattttttttaaaaaagacagccTTGCTTCTGTAGCTGCATGTGGGATTATCGACATTGCTTCAAGCAGCTCCGTGGGTATTCATTCCCACAGATTTTCTCAATGCCCCTAGACCCTAAACCCTGTTCTTGCTGTCTCTGCTGAATATAACTGAGCCCAAATCCCTGCACACCACATTTCTTAGTCCACGGGACCTGTGAAGACAAACTTTCTTATCACTGCAAATGGGTCTTCAAAACAGCCTGGGAAGATCAATCTATGATTTCAATGTGAGAGACAAACTTTTTGATGAGACATCCATTTGCAAAATCACATTTGGTTCCACAGTATTTCTAAGGCTTGGCTTGCTGAGATTCGGATTCTCCAGGGATCTggatattttgtaataatttgagagaaagtgagaaaggCCTTTCACAAGGCGAGAGATAATTTAGTGGAA contains:
- the SMLR1 gene encoding LOW QUALITY PROTEIN: small leucine-rich protein 1 (The sequence of the model RefSeq protein was modified relative to this genomic sequence to represent the inferred CDS: inserted 1 base in 1 codon) codes for the protein MGLQSGRREAYGLNKGQSPREKHMQAQSKAAPVPSVNPMVAAGXWLAMSSVLSAFLRELPGWFLFYGVFLPVTLLLLLLIAYFRIKLIEVNEELSQTCDRQHNPKDGSSLYQRMKWT